Below is a window of Halolamina sp. CBA1230 DNA.
CCAGATCCGCGAACTCCGGCTCGTCGTCGACGTGGAGAACGCGGATCGAGTCTGCGGATTGCTGCATCGTTGAGTACCCGTTGTCTGAGAGTATCTACGAACAGGGATAACCGTGTGGACCGACGGACAGGGCATCGAACGGAGCGGAGAGATCCGTTACGGCGACGAAAGGGAGTCTCCGACAGCGTGTCTGTCCGCCAGGTACTCCCGGGCCGCCTCGCGGATCACCTCCTCCGGGCCGACCACACACTCCCGGCGGAGATCCGGGAACTCCCCGTCGAGCATCGCCGCCACTTCGCCCTCCATCTCGGCGGCGTCGGCGAGCGTTCGACCCTCGAGGTACTCGGAGACGAGGCTCGCGACCGCACGGCTCACCGCACAGCTCTCGCTCTCGAACGCCAGCCGTTCGATCGTGCCGTCGGCGGCCACGTCGACGTGGAACTCCCCGTCGTCGCCGCAGGTGGTCTCCTCGGAGGATTTCACCAGCGACGGGTCGGCGAGGCTACCGGTGTTCCGGGGGTCGCGGTGGTGGTCGTACAGTCGATCGGCGTAGCGATCCCGCAGGTGGGCGTCGACTTTCGACTCGGCGCCGTCGATCGCGTCCAGCAGCCGGTCGATCTCCTCGGTCGTGTTGTACACGTAGAACGACGCCCGGACCGACCCCGGCACGTCGAGTTGGTCGTGTAGCGGCTGGGTGCAGTGGTCGCCCGCACGGACGGCGATCCCGCGCTCGTTCAGGATCGAGGAGAGGTCGTGGCCGTGGACGCCGTCGACGTTGAAGCTCACCAGCCCCGTCCGTTCCTCGCCCGGTTCCGGACCGTACGTCTCCACGTCGTCGCGGGCCGCCAGCCGTTCGAGCGCGTACTGCGCGAGGCGGTTCTCGTGCTCGCGTACCCAGTCCATCCCCAGGTCGTCGAGGTACTCCGCCGCGGCCGCGAGCGCGATCCCCTCCGCGATCGGCGGCGTGCCGGCCTCGAACTTCCAGGGGAGGCCGTTCCACGTCGAGCGGTCGAACGTGACGTGCTGGATCATCGCGCCACCGTAGAGGAACGGCTCCATCCCCTCCAGCAGCTCCTTCCGGCCGTACAGCCCGCCGATCCCCGTGGGGCCGGCCATCTTGTGGCCCGAGAACGCGAAGAAGTCCGCGCCCATCGCCTCCACGTCGACCGGCCGCGTCGGCGCGGACTGGGCGCCGTCGACGACGAGCACGGCGCCGGCGTCGTGGGCGAGCTCCGCGAACGTCCGGACCGGGAGCACCGTCCCGAGCACGTTCGAGACGTGCGGCACCGACACCAGTTCGACGTCGTCGTCGATCAGCGACT
It encodes the following:
- a CDS encoding SufS family cysteine desulfurase → MSPQVADVREAFPVLDREVNGEPLTYLDNAATTQTPREVYETFEAFYAGYNANVHRGIHELSHEASLAYEDAHDRLAAFVGASGGREEMIFTRNTTESINLVAHGLALPEFGPGDAIVTTEMEHHASLVTWQQVAERTGAELRFVQLTDDGHVDQEHAKSLIDDDVELVSVPHVSNVLGTVLPVRTFAELAHDAGAVLVVDGAQSAPTRPVDVEAMGADFFAFSGHKMAGPTGIGGLYGRKELLEGMEPFLYGGAMIQHVTFDRSTWNGLPWKFEAGTPPIAEGIALAAAAEYLDDLGMDWVREHENRLAQYALERLAARDDVETYGPEPGEERTGLVSFNVDGVHGHDLSSILNERGIAVRAGDHCTQPLHDQLDVPGSVRASFYVYNTTEEIDRLLDAIDGAESKVDAHLRDRYADRLYDHHRDPRNTGSLADPSLVKSSEETTCGDDGEFHVDVAADGTIERLAFESESCAVSRAVASLVSEYLEGRTLADAAEMEGEVAAMLDGEFPDLRRECVVGPEEVIREAAREYLADRHAVGDSLSSP